The following nucleotide sequence is from Cryptosporangium aurantiacum.
GCCTGGGGAACCACGTCGGCGGCCAGGTGGACCAGCGGGCGCGCGCCTTCGTCGTTGTCGATCGTGAACAAGCGTCGCCCGAGCGCGGTGTTGTAGACCAGGCCGGCGGCACCGGTCGTACCCCGGCCGAAGTCGGACGCCACCGCACCGGGATGGAACGCGACCGACGTGATGCCGGTCTGCTCCGCCCGGCGTGCGAGCTCGCGGCTGAACAGCAGATCGGCGAGCTTCGCGGTGCCGTAGGCGACGCCGGCGGAGTACCGGCGCTTCCGGTACTCCAGATCGTCCAGCCGGATTTGCCCGGCCCGGTGCGCGACGCTGCTGGTGACGATCACGAGAGCACGAGACTCGGCCAAGCGCTCGTGCACCAGCGACTGCAGCAGGAACGGCGCGAGGTAGTTCGTCTGGAGGGTCGTCTCGTGCCCGTCCTCGGTGTCCGAGCGCTCCGGCACCATGCCGCCGGCGTTGTGCACGAGGACGTCGATCCGCGGACAGCGATCCAGCACCTGCGCGGCTAACGCCCGGACGTCGGAGAACCGGGCGAAGTCGGCGATCGGCACCTCGGTGCCGAGTTCGGCCGACAGGGCGGCGGCGCGCTCCGGTGAGCGTCCGGTGGGGACCACGGTCGCGCCCCGACCGGCCAGGGTGCGCGCGGCGGACGCCCCGATACCCGACGTAGCACCGGTGATCACGATCGTCTTACCGGCGAGGTCACCGGGCATCGTCAAGGCCTCTCTTCCGATCAGGAACCCCAACGGCACCTTCGTAACACCTTCCCGAGGGCGGCGTCACCTGGACCGCTCACTAGTCTGTGCGGGTGGCAGCGGGTTACCGGCTGGGCGTGGACTTCGGAACCTCGAACACGGTGGCGGTGCTCGCCGGACCGGACCGCCGATTCCGGCCGCTGCTGTTCGACGGCCAGCAACAGCTACCGTCCGCCGTGTGCGCGGTCGACGGCGGGCTGCTGGTCGGCAAGGCGGCCCAGCACACTGCCCAGCGTCATCCGGCGGCGTTCGAGCCGCACCCCAAGCGACATCTGATCGACGGCGGCGTGCTGCTCGGCGAACGGGAGTGGCTGCCTGTCGAGGTGGTCACGTCGGTGTTCCGGCGGATCGCGGACGAGGTGGACCGGGTCACCGGCATCCCGACGACGGACAGTGGGCTCGACGAGGTCGTGCTCACCCATCCCGCGGTGTGGGGCGGGCCCCGTCGTCAGGTACTGCTCGACGCCGCCGCCCGGGTCGGATGGCACCGTGTCCGGCTGGTGGCCGAGCCGCTGGCCGCGGCCGCCGCGTTCGTTCACGACCACCCGGACCGGTTACCGCCGGGCGCGATCGCGTTGGTGTACGACCTGGGCGCCGGCACGTTCGACGCCACCGTGGTGCGAGCCGAGCCCGATCGTGGGTACACGGTGCTGGCGACCGGCGGCATCCCGGACGTGGGTGGCGCGGATGTTGATCACGCGATCGTGGCCTCGTTCGCGGCGGCGTATCCGGCGCACGAATCGACGTGGGCCCGCCTGCTCAACCCGGCGACGACCGCCGACCGGCGCGCTCGCTGGACGTTCCTCGAGCAGGTCCGCACCGCCAAGGAGATCCTGGCGACCAGCGCCACCACGTTCGTCCACGTGCCCCATCTCGACGACGAGATCGTGCTGGGACGCGAGCAACTCGACGAGCTGACCCGGCCGTTGATCGAGCGGACGCTCGCCGCCTGTCACGAAGTGCTCCGGCAGACTGGCCTGCGACCGGAGACCCTGCACGCCGTGTTCCTGGTCGGCGGCTCGACGCGCCTGCCCGGCCTGACCCGAGGCCTTCATCGCTCGCTGGGGCACCCGCCCACGGTGCTGGATCAGCCGGAGCTGGTGGTGGCCACGGGTAGCCTCCACGTCCACCGGGCCAGTGCCCCGCCCCCGCCGCCGTTTCCCACCCCGGCCCCGGCTCCGCCGCCGCCGCCGCCGGCTCCGAACGCCCGGTCAGCCCGCCGGAAGTGGCTGGTCGTCACGGCGATCGCCACGGTCGTCGTCCTCGCAGGCGGTTTTGGCCTGTACCGCATCCTGAGCGAGGCGGACTCGCCGTCCCTGCTCCGCACGCTGACCGGTGCCGAAGACGCGAACCCCCAGGTGTACGACTCGGTCGTGTTCAGCCCGGACGGGAAGCAGGTCCTCACCGCCGGATATCAGCAGATCTGGGTCTGGGAGACCTCCACCGGCAGGCTGCTGAAGCAGTTGACCACCGCGTACGGGACCCGCCAGGCCGGCCTGTACGGCGCAGTGATCAGTCCGGACGGTAAGCGGGTCGTGGCCGGTGACAGCGAGGGCAACATCTGGCTGTGGGATCTGACCGGGCCGGGCGAGGCTCAAATCCTGCTGAGACTCCACCAGGACTACGTCAGCGAGCTGGCGTTCAGCCCCGACTCTCGGAAGCTCGTCTCCGGCGGCGGTGGGGGCACGGTGTACGTCTGGGACGTTGCCAAGCGAGCCGGCGACGGCGGCGGGCCGATCGAGACCAAGGTCGACAGTGTCCGGGGGCTCGCCTTCAGCCGGGACGGTAAGACCGTGGCGGCGGTCGGTCCGGACGGCAAGGTGCGGCTCTACGACGCCGAGAGCCGAACGATTCTCGGCGACGAAATCCGGGGCACCTGCGTCGCGTTCAGCCCGGCAGCCGAACAGCTGTTGACCGGCGGCACCGACAAGAACGTGCTCCGGTGGAATCCGGAGACCGGAGAACGGATCGGGAACCCGCTCTCCGGTCACCAGGACGAGGTCGTCGCGGTCACGTTCAGCCGCGACGGGAACCGGGCGGCTTCGGCAGAGGACGTCGGGGCTGTTCGGCTGTGGGACACCGGCACCGGGAAGCAGATCGGCGAGCCCCTGGACTCCAGTACGAAGGACGGCGAGGCGACCCCGGCCGTCGCGTTCAGCCCGGACGGTGCGCTCCTGGCGTCAACCAGTGGGCGCGGAGTCAACCTCTGGTCCGTCCCCGACTGAGAGGCTCCGCGCCAGGGTGGTGGGGATCACAGCGCTGCGGCATCGAGCTGCGCGGCGATGCCCTCCAGGCACCACTGCCAACCCGTGCGCAGGTGCTCGGCCGCCTGCGGACCCGACAGGCCCTCGACCGTGAGCTCCAGCCGGGTCCCACCCTCGACCGGCAGGAGCAGCACCGTGCAGCGGGAGCGCTCCGAGGTGCCCTCCCCCTCGGTGAGCACGTCGAACACGAGCCGCTCCACGGGTTCGAAAACCGCGAAGGTCGCCACCTCGCTGTACGCGTCGCCGTCCGGGCGGGGGCCGAACCGCAGCCGGTAGCCCCCACCCTCGCGGGCGTCGACCTCGCACTTCGCCAGGCGCCACTCCGGGTCGGGAAGGACCCAGCGCTCCAGCAGGTCAGCGCGGGTGAAGGCGGCCCACACCCGCTCGGGTGGCGCGGGGTAGGTGCGGTCGAGGTCGAACGACAGGAGCGGGGCGTTGGTCATGTGTCCTCCAGGAGGGTGCCGAGAGCGTCCAGCCGGGTCGACCAGAGCGCCTGCTGCTGTGCGGTCCACGTCGCCACGGCGACGAGCGCGTCGTCACGCAACCGGCACTCGCGTACGCGGCCGCGTTTGACCGTCGTCACCAGGCCGGCCTCCTCGAGCACGCGGACGTGCTTGAGGACGGCGGGCAGCGACATCGACGTCGGCGCTGCGAGGTCACCGGCGGACGTCGGCCCGCGCACGAGCCGTTCGACGATCGCCAGGCGGGTCGGGTCGCCCAGGGCTGCAAACTGACGGTGAACCATTTGGTTTACTGTTACGCTTCGGCGCGGCCGTGTCAACCCGCGCGTCGGGCTAGTTCACGGGGAGCGCGGCAGCTCGATCCGGATTCGGGCACCACCGGCCGACGCGGTCTCGGCACTCACCCGCCCGCCGTGCGCCTCGACGACGGCGACGACGATCGAGAGCCCCAGCCCCGACCCTCCATCGGAAGCCGAACGAACCGCGTCGGCACCCCGGAAGAACCGTTCGAACACCCGCTCACGCAGGTCGGCGGGGATACCGGGGCCGGCGTCGGACACCTCGACCACCGCTGCGGCGCGCTCCGTGACCACTCGGACGATGGCCGGCGTGCCGGGCGGTGTGTGCAGCCGGACGTTCGCCAACAGGTTGTCGAGCACCTGACGCAGCCGCTCCGGGTCTCCGTTCACCAGCACCGCGCCGTCCGTCTCGACGGTGATCTGCCGGTCGGCGTCCACCGCGCCGGCGTCGGCGACCGCACGATCGACCAGCGCTACCAGGTCCACGGGCTCACTGCTGAGCGGCCGGCCCTGGTCGAGCCGGGCCAGGAGCAGGAGTTCGTCGACCAGATGCCCCATCCTGGTCGCTTCCGACTCGATCCGGAGCAGCACGTCGGCCAGGTCGTCCGGGCGGCTCGACGCGCCCCGGCGGAACAGCTCCGCGTAACCGCGCACGGTCGCGATCGGCGTCCGGAGCTCGTGCGAAGCGTCCGCGACGAACCGCCGGAGCCGATCCTCCGAACGCCTCCGCGCCGCGAACGCCGCCTCGATCTGTCCGAGCATCGCGTTCAGCGCACGCCCCAGCCTCCCGACCTCCGTCCGGGCGTCGGCGGTGGCCACCCGGGACGACAAGTCACCCGCGCCGATCGCCGCGGCGGTCGTCGCGATCTCGTCGAGCGGACGCAGTGCCACGCGTACCGTCCGCAGCGAGAGCAAACCGAGCCCGAGCAGCACCGCGGCGCCGGTGATCAGCGCGGTGTTACGGACCCGCGCGCTGAACTCGTCAGCGACGTCGGTGCGCATGCCGAGCACCAGGACGGTGTCCCGTCCGTCGACTCGGGTGGCCATCAGCCGCCAGTGCGAGCCTCGTTCAGCCAGCCGGACGCCGTCTGGCCCGTCGGCCGGGCGCAGTTCGCCGGGCAACTCGTCACCCAGGTCCGGCCGAGGTCCGAACGCGACGGTGTCGAGGACCCGCCCCTCGGCGTCGCGCAACTGGTAGAACGACGGGAGGTCACCGGCCTCGGCCAGCCGCCGCCAAACCGGCCCGGCGCCCTCCCCCGGCACGAGGTGCTCCAGCAGCCGGGCGTCGGTCTCCCCGGTGGCGCGGTCCGCCTCGCGGGCGACCGCGGCCAGAACGTCGTCGGTCCGATCACCGCGGAGGTCCTGCAGCGCACCGAAGATCGCACCGACCATCACGAAGAGGCCCAGCGTCACCATCGTCATCACGGTGAGGACCAGGCGTGCCCGCAGCGACATCAGGCGCCCGGAATCCGCACCACGTAGCCGACCCTCGGCACCGTATGGATCAGCGGCGGGTCGAAGGCGTCGACCTTGCGACGAAGGTAGGAGATGTACGTCTGCACGTTGGCGTCGTTGCCGCCGAAGTCGTACTCCCAGACGTGCTCCCGGATCTGGCCCTTGGACAGCACCCGACCGGCGTTCGCGACCAGCAGGTGCAGCAGCCGGAACTCGGTCGGGGTCAGGTCGATCACCCGGCCCTGGCGACGCACGACGTGGGCGCCGTCGTCGATCTCCAGGTCGGCGAAGGTCAGGACGGCGTCGCTCCGGACCTGCTGCGCGCGGCGGAGCACCGCCCGGATCCGCGCCACGAGTTCTTCGATGCTGAACGGCTTCGTGACGTAGTCGTCGCCGCCGACGGTCAGCCCGTTGACCTTGTCCTCGGTCGCGTCCCGTGCGGTCAGGAAGACCACCGGCGCGCTACACCCGCGCCGCCTCAGCTGACGACACACCTCGATGCCGGAGAAGTCCGGCAGGACGACGTCGAGCACGATGAGGTGCGGATCGAAGCCGCCGACCGCGGCGACCGCGTCACGCCCGCTGTAGGCGACCTCGGTGCGGAAGCTCTCGTAGCGCAACGCCGTCGCCACCAGATCGGCGAGATAACGTTCGTCGTCCACGACCAGGATGCGAGGGCCTGTCTTCACGTCCTCAGTCTGGCCGCCACCGACCAGTTTGACCGTCGAGCCCCCAGGTCCACAGAGTTTCCCCAGAGCGGTCCCAGAGCGGTTGAAGAGCCGGCTGGTCCGCTGGTGGACATGGAAGCTTTCTCGAGATTCGTGCTGGGACACCGGCGCCTGATGACCGCGACGATCGTGCTGCTCCTCGCGGTCGGTGGAGCGTCGATCGCGCTCGTCCTTCCGTCCGTTTCGGAGCGGAACGAGTACCCGGGGCTGGACAGTTACCGGGCCAACCAGAAGATCGAGCAGGTGGCCGCCGCCGGCGGGTACGAACGACCGCTGGTCCCGGTGGTGACGCTGGCCGGCGACACGACCGTCGACTCCCCCGGCGTCCGCGCCGCACTCGGCGCGGCGTTCGACCGTGCCGCGGCCCTCGCCGACGGTCGCTCCGTCTCCTACGCCGATGCGGGCGATCCGGGCTTCGTCGGCGCCGACGGCCGGGTGACGTTCGGGCTCGTCTACCCACCGACCGCCGAGGTGGGCGGTCTACCGGGGAGCGCGCTCGGCGAAGGCGCCCTGATCCACGAGGCGCTCACCTCCGCGATGGCTGCGGAGCTGCCGCCGGGCAGTCGCGTGCAGGTCACCGGGCTCGACTCGCTCGCAACCGGCACCGACGCCGGTGGGCTGAACGTCCCGATCAAGCTGGCGATCACGATCGTCGCGGCGCTGGCCGTGCTGCTGTGGATCTTCCGGTCCTCGCTCGCCCTCGTGCCGCTCCTCGTCGCGTTCGTGGCCGTTCCGATCTCGTTCCTCGGCCTGCTCGTCGTGAGCCCGTTCGTAACGATCCACGAGACCACGGTGATCATGCTGCCGCTGTTCGGCATCGGCATCGCGATCGATTACGCGTTGATCCTCGTGACCCGGTGGCGGGAGGAACGTGCCCGCGGGAACGACGACGCCGAAGCGGTGCACCGCGCCATGGGCACCGCCGGGCACGCCGTCGTCTTCAGCAGCCTCGCGGTGGCGTTCGGCCTGGTGACTATGCTCGTGCTCCCGATTCCGCTGCTCCGCAGCCTCGGCATCGGCGGCATGCTGGTCACGGCGTCCAGTGCGCTGGTGACGCTGGTGCTGCTCCCGGTTCTGCTCGAGCGGTACGGCCGTCGGCTGCGGCGCAGGCAGGGCCTGGACGAGCGGGAGGAAGCCGCGAGCCGGACCTGGACCGGCTGGGCTCGGCTGGCCGTTCGGTTCCGCCGGCCCGCCGCGCTGGTGACCGCCGCGTTCCTGGGCGGTCTGTGCCTGGTCGCCACCACGATCAACCTCAACGTCCCGACCACCGACCACCTCCGTACGTCGGGGCCCGGCCACGACGCCCTGCTCACCTTGGACCGGGCCGGCGTGCCGCGCGGCGTCCTGACGTCGTTCGAGGTGTATGTCCCACCCGGACAGAACACCGCGACGGTGGCCGACTCGATCACGGACCTCGCCGACATCCACGCCGTCGCCGCCTCCCCCGCCGATCCGTCGCTCCTCACCGTCCTCCCG
It contains:
- a CDS encoding SDR family NAD(P)-dependent oxidoreductase; translated protein: MPLGFLIGREALTMPGDLAGKTIVITGATSGIGASAARTLAGRGATVVPTGRSPERAAALSAELGTEVPIADFARFSDVRALAAQVLDRCPRIDVLVHNAGGMVPERSDTEDGHETTLQTNYLAPFLLQSLVHERLAESRALVIVTSSVAHRAGQIRLDDLEYRKRRYSAGVAYGTAKLADLLFSRELARRAEQTGITSVAFHPGAVASDFGRGTTGAAGLVYNTALGRRLFTIDNDEGARPLVHLAADVVPQAVNGQYYNKLKPDASTSAQARDADLAQRLWEATEELLASSEKS
- a CDS encoding Hsp70 family protein, giving the protein MAAGYRLGVDFGTSNTVAVLAGPDRRFRPLLFDGQQQLPSAVCAVDGGLLVGKAAQHTAQRHPAAFEPHPKRHLIDGGVLLGEREWLPVEVVTSVFRRIADEVDRVTGIPTTDSGLDEVVLTHPAVWGGPRRQVLLDAAARVGWHRVRLVAEPLAAAAAFVHDHPDRLPPGAIALVYDLGAGTFDATVVRAEPDRGYTVLATGGIPDVGGADVDHAIVASFAAAYPAHESTWARLLNPATTADRRARWTFLEQVRTAKEILATSATTFVHVPHLDDEIVLGREQLDELTRPLIERTLAACHEVLRQTGLRPETLHAVFLVGGSTRLPGLTRGLHRSLGHPPTVLDQPELVVATGSLHVHRASAPPPPPFPTPAPAPPPPPPAPNARSARRKWLVVTAIATVVVLAGGFGLYRILSEADSPSLLRTLTGAEDANPQVYDSVVFSPDGKQVLTAGYQQIWVWETSTGRLLKQLTTAYGTRQAGLYGAVISPDGKRVVAGDSEGNIWLWDLTGPGEAQILLRLHQDYVSELAFSPDSRKLVSGGGGGTVYVWDVAKRAGDGGGPIETKVDSVRGLAFSRDGKTVAAVGPDGKVRLYDAESRTILGDEIRGTCVAFSPAAEQLLTGGTDKNVLRWNPETGERIGNPLSGHQDEVVAVTFSRDGNRAASAEDVGAVRLWDTGTGKQIGEPLDSSTKDGEATPAVAFSPDGALLASTSGRGVNLWSVPD
- a CDS encoding SRPBCC domain-containing protein, producing MTNAPLLSFDLDRTYPAPPERVWAAFTRADLLERWVLPDPEWRLAKCEVDAREGGGYRLRFGPRPDGDAYSEVATFAVFEPVERLVFDVLTEGEGTSERSRCTVLLLPVEGGTRLELTVEGLSGPQAAEHLRTGWQWCLEGIAAQLDAAAL
- a CDS encoding ArsR/SmtB family transcription factor; translation: MVHRQFAALGDPTRLAIVERLVRGPTSAGDLAAPTSMSLPAVLKHVRVLEEAGLVTTVKRGRVRECRLRDDALVAVATWTAQQQALWSTRLDALGTLLEDT
- a CDS encoding sensor histidine kinase produces the protein MSLRARLVLTVMTMVTLGLFVMVGAIFGALQDLRGDRTDDVLAAVAREADRATGETDARLLEHLVPGEGAGPVWRRLAEAGDLPSFYQLRDAEGRVLDTVAFGPRPDLGDELPGELRPADGPDGVRLAERGSHWRLMATRVDGRDTVLVLGMRTDVADEFSARVRNTALITGAAVLLGLGLLSLRTVRVALRPLDEIATTAAAIGAGDLSSRVATADARTEVGRLGRALNAMLGQIEAAFAARRRSEDRLRRFVADASHELRTPIATVRGYAELFRRGASSRPDDLADVLLRIESEATRMGHLVDELLLLARLDQGRPLSSEPVDLVALVDRAVADAGAVDADRQITVETDGAVLVNGDPERLRQVLDNLLANVRLHTPPGTPAIVRVVTERAAAVVEVSDAGPGIPADLRERVFERFFRGADAVRSASDGGSGLGLSIVVAVVEAHGGRVSAETASAGGARIRIELPRSP
- a CDS encoding response regulator transcription factor; the encoded protein is MKTGPRILVVDDERYLADLVATALRYESFRTEVAYSGRDAVAAVGGFDPHLIVLDVVLPDFSGIEVCRQLRRRGCSAPVVFLTARDATEDKVNGLTVGGDDYVTKPFSIEELVARIRAVLRRAQQVRSDAVLTFADLEIDDGAHVVRRQGRVIDLTPTEFRLLHLLVANAGRVLSKGQIREHVWEYDFGGNDANVQTYISYLRRKVDAFDPPLIHTVPRVGYVVRIPGA
- a CDS encoding MMPL family transporter, which gives rise to MTATIVLLLAVGGASIALVLPSVSERNEYPGLDSYRANQKIEQVAAAGGYERPLVPVVTLAGDTTVDSPGVRAALGAAFDRAAALADGRSVSYADAGDPGFVGADGRVTFGLVYPPTAEVGGLPGSALGEGALIHEALTSAMAAELPPGSRVQVTGLDSLATGTDAGGLNVPIKLAITIVAALAVLLWIFRSSLALVPLLVAFVAVPISFLGLLVVSPFVTIHETTVIMLPLFGIGIAIDYALILVTRWREERARGNDDAEAVHRAMGTAGHAVVFSSLAVAFGLVTMLVLPIPLLRSLGIGGMLVTASSALVTLVLLPVLLERYGRRLRRRQGLDEREEAASRTWTGWARLAVRFRRPAALVTAAFLGGLCLVATTINLNVPTTDHLRTSGPGHDALLTLDRAGVPRGVLTSFEVYVPPGQNTATVADSITDLADIHAVAASPADPSLLTVLPVHEGGDPAGRVTISQVVAAVPDDVLVGGNITQQVEYLDATYAMIPWMLALVALVTFVVLARAFRSLLIPIKAIVLNLLSLGAVLGAMVVLWQWGWGTEALLGIRPDGSIGSFVPVTIFAFLYGLSMDYEVFILSRMREEYDRTGSTGRAVINGVGRTGRLVTAAALILFFSFASMAMGGELDVSVFATGLALGILIDATLIRSVLVPATVAMMGRWNWWLPAWAARILRVPPSPLAPDRP